One genomic region from Mesorhizobium terrae encodes:
- a CDS encoding S41 family peptidase, producing MAGSVRPARRWLKRIAIALVAVLLLVVAPAAFILYPALKSYPAMDFPLAASPAEKNLRDLAYLRLLPQVERSFTDQTRAAFEAALDKLVARAPELDRAGLAMGAARAVALADNGHTNILGLVGGNGFNAVPVRLGWFADDLFVVSAAADQRDLLGAQVLALNGHSPEQLVEALRPYTGGPANLAREFVPNFLISPELLHAAGLAENADAAEFRVRQRDGVEVVRRLAAVAGTPEPLARSSWPKRDLSPVRRKDSEASWVHVLDGAAPPSYLSRPDDNFWHSYLENDGILYVQLNRIGDQEKASIEDYLSGLLAEVAKRKVKHAVVDLRFNPGGNYLLAADFTRRLPELLPPDGKVFILTSGNTFSAGISTAARLKYFAGSRAVLIGEAMGDRPQSWGEGGTARMPNSKLAIRYTTGYHDWQNGCGLAQIRTCFVLNYFYGTPSGSLTPTVPVAPTFASYAAGDDAVLAEALKLAK from the coding sequence ATGGCTGGTTCCGTTCGTCCCGCCCGGCGCTGGCTGAAGCGTATCGCGATTGCCCTGGTCGCGGTTCTGCTCCTCGTCGTGGCACCCGCCGCCTTCATTTTGTATCCGGCGCTGAAATCTTATCCGGCTATGGATTTTCCGCTGGCCGCATCGCCAGCCGAGAAGAATCTGCGGGATCTGGCCTATCTTCGGCTGTTGCCGCAGGTCGAGCGAAGCTTCACCGATCAAACCCGCGCCGCCTTTGAAGCCGCGCTCGACAAACTGGTGGCGCGTGCGCCGGAACTCGATCGCGCCGGCCTGGCGATGGGCGCGGCGCGTGCCGTGGCATTGGCCGACAATGGCCATACCAACATATTGGGCCTGGTCGGCGGAAACGGTTTCAACGCCGTGCCCGTTCGCCTGGGCTGGTTCGCCGACGACCTGTTTGTGGTGAGTGCAGCCGCGGATCAGCGCGATCTGCTCGGCGCGCAGGTGCTGGCGCTGAATGGCCATTCGCCCGAGCAACTGGTCGAGGCGTTACGCCCCTACACCGGTGGTCCGGCCAATCTGGCGCGCGAATTCGTGCCGAATTTCCTCATCTCGCCGGAACTGCTTCACGCGGCGGGTCTCGCCGAAAATGCGGATGCCGCCGAATTCCGCGTCCGGCAGCGCGATGGGGTCGAAGTCGTGCGCCGGCTTGCCGCGGTCGCCGGGACGCCGGAGCCGCTAGCCAGAAGTTCCTGGCCGAAGCGGGATTTGAGCCCGGTCCGGAGGAAGGACAGCGAAGCTTCCTGGGTTCATGTCCTGGATGGTGCAGCACCCCCGTCCTATCTCTCGCGGCCGGACGACAATTTCTGGCACAGCTATCTCGAAAACGACGGCATCCTCTACGTCCAGCTGAACCGTATCGGCGATCAGGAAAAGGCTTCCATCGAGGACTATCTCTCGGGCCTGCTGGCGGAAGTGGCCAAGCGGAAGGTGAAGCATGCGGTGGTCGATCTGCGCTTCAACCCGGGCGGCAACTACCTGCTCGCTGCCGATTTCACGCGGCGGCTGCCGGAGCTCTTGCCGCCGGACGGCAAGGTGTTCATCCTGACCAGCGGCAACACCTTTTCCGCCGGCATCAGCACCGCGGCGCGGCTGAAATATTTTGCCGGCTCGCGCGCCGTCCTGATCGGGGAAGCGATGGGCGACAGGCCGCAATCCTGGGGTGAGGGCGGCACGGCCCGGATGCCGAATTCCAAACTGGCGATCCGCTACACGACCGGCTATCACGATTGGCAAAACGGCTGCGGCTTGGCTCAGATCCGGACATGCTTCGTCCTCAATTATTTCTACGGCACGCCGTCCGGTTCATTGACACCGACGGTGCCGGTTGCGCCGACCTTCGCCAGCTACGCCGCCGGCGACGATGCCGTGCTCGCCGAGGCCTTGAAACTGGCGAAATAG